A window from Pararge aegeria chromosome 6, ilParAegt1.1, whole genome shotgun sequence encodes these proteins:
- the LOC120624542 gene encoding ankyrin repeat and MYND domain-containing protein 2 — translation MENKPEEPIAPENPIFTAIALGDLVEFKNILAQHKGNVDFFDENGMTALQHAAYKGSKEMVQLLLDRGADVISGKHEYNYTALHFGALSGNSEVCKLLLDAGAKPITTNSVGRTASQMAAFVGNHHTVATINNYVPLSEISFYSVPQGQQTEPYLPPFLVEPLHKFVLCVNIHPVRLGLNLQHTPALLDNADKVSNVLEMLCKREMTRGSETNEVMSFKYHYLAYVIREINNIRDKQKPIGDKEDKKHDIVEMFAKKLLKPGKDGVSLDLMDSFLKDCVREFPYRECTTFHQMVSSLTSKDPPPALSVINCTINGQRGFVDAIPYCSTCGEEKPAKKCSKCKSVQYCDRECQRLHWFVHKKACNRELSVPVITSNSKPTVDTAELTSELQNLVAG, via the exons ATGGAAAACAAACCTGAAGAACCAATTGCACCTGAAAATCCAATATTCACCGCCATAGCTCTAGGTGATCTGGTAGAGTTCAAGAACATCCTCGCCCAACATAAAGGCAACGTCGATTTCTTTGACGAAAATGGTATGACGGCACTACAGCACGCAGCATATAAGGGTAGCAAAGAAATGGTGCAATTATTGCTGGACAGA GGCGCAGACGTAATTTCTGGCAAACATGAGTATAATTACACGGCATTACACTTTGGTGCATTATCTGGTAACTCGGAAGTGTGCAAGTTGCTGTTGGACGCTGGAGCAAAGCCAATCACCACCAACTCGGTTGGCCGCACCGCCTCGCAAATGGCAGCCTTCGTTGGTAACCATCACACCGTCGCCACCATCAACAACTATGTGCCTTTAAGTGAAATCTCCTTCTATTCTGTCCCTCAGGGACAACAAACGGAACCCTACCTTCCTCCATTCTTAGTTGAGCCATTACACAAGTTTGTTCTCTGTGTAAACATACATCCAGTTAGGTTAGGACTTAATTTACAACACACACCTGCATTATTAGATAATGCAGACAAAGTAAGCAATGTTCTTGAGATGCTTTGCAAAAGAGAAATGACTAGGGGTAGTGAAACAAATGAAGttatgtcatttaaatatcactaccTTGCGTATGTTATAAGAGAAATTAACAATATAAGGGACAAACAGAAACCTATTGGCGATAAAGAAGACAAGAAACATGATATTGTTGAAATGTTTGCAAAGAAGCTCTTAAAGCCTGGAAAGGATGGTGTGTCTTTAGATCTAATGGATTCTTTTCTGAAAGATTGTGTGCGAGAATTCCCATACAGAGAATGCACAACATTCCATCAAATGGTATCATCCTTAACAAGCAAAGACCCTCCACCTGCTTTGTCAGTCATAAACTGCACTATCAATGGCCAGCGAGGGTTTGTTGATGCTATTCCTTATTGTAGCACATGTGGTGAAGAGAAACCAGCAAAAAAGTGTTCTAAGTGCAAATCAGTGCAATATTGCGACAGGGAGTGCCAACGTCTGCACTGGTTTGTTCATAAAAAGGCATGCAATAGAGAACTGAGTGTTCCTGTTATTACATCTAATTCTAAACCAACTGTGGATACTGCCGAATTGACGTCGGAACTACAGAATTTAGTCGCAGGATAG
- the LOC120624507 gene encoding sodium-dependent dopamine transporter yields MSLKTPTPGVVGERETWGKKVDFLLSVIGFAVDLANVWRFPYLCYKNGGGAFLVPYCIMLVVGGIPLFYMELALGQFHRKGAITCWGRLVPLFKGIGYAVVLIAFYVDFYYNVIIAWALRFFFASFTTMLPWTNCNNAWNTEACQPFEANWTSVNANKSTRHNYSVSNTPAQTTQFTSAASEYFNRAILELHMSEGIHDLGAIKWDMALCLFTVYIICYFSLWKGISTSGKVVWFTALFPYAVLLILLVRGVTLPGSATGIEYYLSPNFEAITQPQVWVDAATQVFFSLGPGFGVLLAYASYNKYHNNVYKDAILTSVINSCTSFVAGFVIFSVLGYMAHASGKDVQDVATEGPGLVFIVYPAAIATMPGSTFWALIFFMMLLTLGLDSSFGGSEAIITALSDEYPPIGRHRELFVACLFTLYFIVGLASCTTGGFYFFQLLDRYAAGYSILVAVFFEAIAVSWIYGTERFCEDIKDMIGFRPGLYWRICWRFVAPAFLLFIIAYGLLDYEPLQYEDYVYPGWANALGWAIAGSSVICIPTVAIYKILTTKGTFFERLHILTTPYADTHNTVQNGMVVSESGGVKLASAVTTPGTPPAPGPLPGQPALV; encoded by the exons GGGCATTCCTGGTACCATACTGCATCATGTTGGTGGTGGGTGGTATCCCGCTGTTCTACATGGAGCTGGCGCTGGGACAGTTCCATCGCAAGGGCGCAATCACCTGCTGGGGTCGGCTTGTGCCGCTGTTTAAAG GTATCGGATACGCAGTGGTGTTGATAGCTTTTTACGTGGACTTCTACTACAATGTAATAATCGCGTGGGCTCTTCGGTTCTTTTTCGCTTCCTTCACGACTATGCTGCCTTGGACAAACTGTAACAATGCGTGGAATACTGAAGCCTGTCAACCG TTCGAAGCGAACTGGACATCGGTAAACGCAAACAAATCAACACGCCACAATTACTCCGTGTCTAACACTCCCGCACAGACCACACAATTCACATCTGCCGCTTCCGAATACTTTAA cCGCGCAATTCTAGAACTTCACATGTCCGAAGGTATACATGACTTGGGCGCTATTAAATGGGACATGGCTCTCTGTCTATTTACGGTCTACATCATCTGCTATTTTTCGCTGTGGAAGGGCATTAGTACTTCCGGAAAA GTTGTGTGGTTTACCGCTCTATTCCCCTATGCAGTCCTCTTAATTCTTTTGGTGAGAGGAGTAACTTTACCCGGGTCTGCAACTGGAATCGAATACTACTTGAGTCCAAACTTCGAAGCCATCACTCAACCGCAG GTGTGGGTCGATGCAGCTACGCAAGTATTCTTCTCATTGGGTCCAGGATTCGGCGTTCTTTTGGCTTATGCATCGTATAATAAATACCACAACAACGTTTacaa AGACGCTATTCTTACCAGCGTCATCAATTCCTGCACCTCTTTCGTTGCCGGTTTCGTCATCTTTAGCGTCCTTGGCTACATGGCCCACGCATCCGGCAAAGACGTTCAAGATGTGGCTACGGAGGGACCGGGACTTGTGTTTATTGTATACCCAGCTGCGATCGCCACCATGCCGGGTTCCACCTTCTGGGCGTTGATATTCTTTATGATGCTATTAACTTTGGGCTTGGACAGTTCT TTTGGTGGTTCAGAAGCAATAATAACGGCACTTAGCGATGAATACCCGCCTATTGGTCGGCATAGGGAGTTATTTGTGGCGTGTCTATTCACACTCTACTTCATTGTTGGATTGGCTTCATGCACTACGGGCGGCTTCTACTTCTTCCAACTGCTGGATAGATATGCAGCTGGATATTCTATATTGGTGGCTGTGTTTTTCGAAGCTATAGCGGTTTCTTGGATCTATG GTACTGAAAGATTTTGCGAAGACATCAAGGATATGATCGGTTTTCGACCTGGTCTGTATTGGAGGATCTGTTGGCGTTTTGTGGCCCCCGCGTTTCTTCTCTTCATCATTGCGTACGGATTACTGGACTACGAACCTTTGCAGTATGAGGACTATGTGTACCCTGGTTGGGCGAACGCTCTTGGTTGGGCTATTGCGGGATCCAGTGTCATTTGCATTCCGACTGTCGCCATTTACAAGATCCTTACTACGAAGGGAACTTTCTTTGAG CGCCTTCACATCCTAACAACGCCATACGCCGACACGCACAACACAGTCCAAAATGGAATGGTTGTATCAGAGAGCGGTGGAGTAAAGTTGGCTTCAGCGGTGACCACTCCGGGAACCCCACCAGCCCCTGGCCCTCTGCCTGGACAACCGGCGCTTGTTTGA